A window of Candidatus Bathyarchaeota archaeon contains these coding sequences:
- a CDS encoding METTL5 family protein: MQKRLVRKLDLEIALSKVEPHPSPKAYLEQYTITPESAAELLYIATYTYDDIIGKNTADLGCGTGRLAIGSALLGAKETLGVDIDRNAIEVASKNAERLDVKEKIQWITTDITTIQGAFDTVLQNPPFGIQRRRADRKFLRKALEIGKHIYSLHKSSRENRKLVKRLRGQKSRLMPVSPSPFLRKFIERHGGEIKAVYTTLMTIPHMFDFHRKRKHQFLVDLYIVETDL; the protein is encoded by the coding sequence ATGCAAAAGAGGCTGGTTCGAAAGCTAGACTTGGAAATCGCACTTTCAAAAGTCGAGCCACATCCATCACCCAAAGCCTATTTGGAACAATACACAATAACCCCGGAATCCGCCGCTGAACTACTCTACATAGCCACATACACGTATGACGACATAATAGGCAAAAACACAGCAGACCTAGGTTGTGGAACAGGAAGACTCGCCATAGGCAGCGCTCTCTTAGGAGCAAAAGAGACCCTGGGCGTAGACATAGACAGAAACGCTATAGAAGTGGCATCAAAAAACGCTGAAAGACTAGACGTGAAAGAAAAGATACAATGGATAACCACCGACATCACTACGATTCAAGGAGCCTTCGACACGGTATTACAGAACCCCCCCTTTGGGATACAAAGAAGAAGGGCTGATCGGAAATTCCTAAGGAAAGCTCTAGAAATAGGCAAGCATATTTATTCGTTACATAAAAGCAGCAGAGAAAACCGCAAGTTAGTCAAAAGACTAAGGGGACAAAAGTCTCGACTCATGCCAGTTTCTCCTTCTCCTTTTTTGAGGAAGTTCATTGAAAGGCATGGTGGAGAAATCAAGGCTGTATACACTACGCTAATGACAATTCCACACATGTTCGATTTCCATAGAAAACGAAAGCACCAATTTCTCGTTGATCTATACATAGTAGAAACCGATCTTTAA